A segment of the Streptomyces sp. XD-27 genome:
CCCTGGTCGGGCGGCCGGGAACGTCAGGCCGTCACCACGTCCGCGGTCGTACGTGCCGGGACCCAGGCCCGGATGATGTCTCTGACCGACACCACCCCCACCGGTCCGCGGTCGTCGCAGACGATCAGATGGCGGAAGCCGCCGCGCACCATCGCGGCGGCGGCGTCCTCCAGGCCGCACTCCGGCGCGGCGAAGACCACGTCGGTGGTGGTGTGGGCCTGGGCGGTCTCCTGGTCCGGATCCTGGCCGGCGCCCAGGGAGTTGAGGATGTCGCGTTCGGTGAGGATGCCCAGACCGCAGTGGTCCGGGTCGAGGACGACGGCCGAGCCGACGCGGCGCGCGGCCATCAGCCGGGCTGCCTGGCGGAGCGTGTGCGCCGGGCCGATGGTGAGGATCACTGTGCTCATGGCGTCTCGGACGAGCATGGACATGGGTGGAGCCACCTCCTTGGCGGCCCTTCACGCCGGGATCCGGCGACGCCGGGCAGCCCTGTGAAGGGATTCACAAGTTCACAAGCGGGTGGATTCTCATGTTCACACGCGGTCGTGAGCACGACAAGGGGGCGCGTGAGGCCCGACGGCGCGTACGGTCGCAGCATGACGGCCCGTCAGGTGAGCCGGTCGGGCCGCGCTCAGGTTTCAGCTCAGGTGGCTTCAGCCCAGGTAGCTCAGCAGCTCCTCGTGCAACAGGCCGTTGGAGGCCGCCGCGTTCCCGCTGTGCGGGCCGGGCCGCCCGTCCAGGCCGGTGAAACTGCCCCCCGCCTCCTGGACGACGATCGCGCAGGCCGCCATGTCCCACAGCGACAGCTCCGGCTCGGCGCAGATGTCCACCGCGCCCTCCGCGACCATCATGTACGACCAGA
Coding sequences within it:
- a CDS encoding cyclic nucleotide-binding/CBS domain-containing protein, with protein sequence MLVRDAMSTVILTIGPAHTLRQAARLMAARRVGSAVVLDPDHCGLGILTERDILNSLGAGQDPDQETAQAHTTTDVVFAAPECGLEDAAAAMVRGGFRHLIVCDDRGPVGVVSVRDIIRAWVPARTTADVVTA